In Phycisphaerae bacterium RAS2, the DNA window CTACCAGGTCGGCTGCCTGCCGGATGGTTCCTTCGCGCAAGTGACGGCGGAGAACGTCATCCTCACCTTTGCCGTCGGGATCACCTCGATCACATCCATCTTGTTCAACAATCTCTTTGGCCTCTTTTGATGGAGCCAGACCATGCGCCGGAGTCATCGAACGGATTCGAATCCTCGCGTTGAACGATCCACCGCCGCGATCCGCTGGCATCGCCGCGCGCGCAGGCTGCTGCTGGCCGCGGCCGCCCTGCCGCTGCTGCAAGGCACGGGTTGCTTTCCCGACCCGATCGGCGCGCTGAACTTCCAGCTTCAGCAGCTCGTCAACACGACGCTCATCGACTGGGTCAGCGTCATCGTCGCCAACATCTTCCGGCTGTAGAATGGCCTGCCCCTGCGGCGGAGGCCGGACGTGCGAACGGCTTGAATGGGTTCCGACGGGTCGCCGCGAACCGGGAGGTGCGAACGATGGACACGCTGCTTGATCGCTTTCTTCGATACGTCAAAGTCGAATCGACCGCCGCGGAAGATTCCAAGACTTATCCCAGCACGCCCGGACAGCTTGAGATGGGCAAGCTGCTGGCGAGCGAGCTGCGCGATCTGAAGATCGCTGACGCAGCGCAGGATGAACACGGCATCGTGATGGGGACGGTGCCGGGGAACGTGCCCGGCGCACCGACGATCTGCTGGTGTTCGCACGTCGATACCTCACCGGAGTTCACGGCGAAGGACGTCAAGCCGCAGATAATCAAGAACTACGACGGCAAAGATATCACGCTGCCTGGCGACAAGTCGCGCGTCATCAAAGTCGCCGAGTGCGACGCGCTCAAGCATCTCAAGGGCAAGACGCTTATCACCACCGACGGGACGACCCTGCTGGGGGCCGACGACAAGGCCGGCGTGGCGGTCATCATGACGGCTGCGGCGCACCTGATCGCGCACCCCGAGTTGAAGCACGGACCGATCCGCGTCGTGTTCACCTGCGACGAGGAGATTGGGCACGGCACGGACAAGCTTGATCTCAAGAAGATCGGCGCGCATGTCGCCTACACCCTCGACGGCGAGGACGAGGGCAACATCGAGAACGAGACGTGGTCGGCCGACCTGGCGACGGTGACGATCACGGGCAAGAACATTCACCCCGGCTTCGCCAAAGGGCGGATGATCAACGCGATTCGACTGGCGGCGGAGTTCATCGCGCAGATTCCGATGGACATGGCCCCGGAGACGACGGAAGGCCGCGTTGGATTTTTGCATCCGTATGTATTGGACGGCGGCGTACCCGAAGTGCGGCTGAAGGTGCTGCTGCGGAGTTTCGTGACGGCCGAGTTAAAGCAGCAGGCGGATCGGCTTCGCGCGATCGCCGATGCGGTGATGAAGAAGCATCCGGGCTGCGCGATCAAGATCGAGCAGACCGAGCAATACCGCAACATGCTGGAGTATCTGGCCAAGGAACCGCGTGCGACGAAGCTGGCCGAGCAGGCGATGAAGAACGCCGGCCTGACGCCGAAATACCAGTCGATCCGCGGTGGGACGGACGGCTCGAAGTTGAGCGAGAAAGGCCTGCCGACGCCGAACCTGTCGGTCGGCATGCACAATTTTCACTCGCCGCTGGAGTTCGCGTGCCTCGAGCAGATGGAAAGCTCGGTTAAGGTGCTGGTGGAGCTGGCGCAGCTATGGGGGAAGGAGAAAGTCTAGGTCAATGAAGAACGGAGAATTGAGAATGTAGAAAGCCGGCGCGATTTCGAAGGGCGTACCGCGTTCAAGCCATTTCCCTCAAGGGGAGAGTGTTAGCGCGTGGCCCTTGGCTCTTTGGCCGGCCCTCGGCTCATTCGAGGAAGTGCGTTTCTACATTCCCCATTCTGCATTCCACATTTTCTGTTCCGTCGCCTACTTGGCAGATCCGCATCCCTTCCCGGAACCCATTCATGTCCGACCCAAATGTCGTCGCAACGCACCTTCCAGAGAATGCCTACCGCGAGTTGAAGCCCGGCGAGACGTACACGCCGATGGTCCCGGCTTCGGTGACCGTCCCCGAGATCACCGGGCGCTCGATCGCCTTCGGCATCATCATGAACGTCATCTTCTCGATGGCGGCGACGTACCTCGCGCTGAAGGTCGGCCAAGGCATCGAGACGGCGATTCCGATTTCGATCCTGTCGGTCGGGCTGGCCGGTGTATTGGCCCGCGCTGGTTTTCGGAAGAGTTCATTGCTGGAAAACGTCAATGTCCTGGCGATCAGTACGACCAGCGGCATCGTCGCCGGCGGCACGGTTTTCACCATGCCGGCAATTTATCTGTTGAAGCTGAACGAGAACCTGAAACTCACGGATACACAACTGTTTCTTCAGATTTTTTTCGTGCCGTTTCTGGGCGCGGTCCTCGGGGTCGTATTTCTGGTGCCTTTCCGCGGATATTTCGTGCGTTTGATGCACGGCAAGCTGCCATTTCCTGAAGCCACGGCGACGAATGAAATTCTTGCCACCGGTGCGGGCGGCGGCGGCGGGCAAGCCTGGGTGCTGATCTACTCTTTCCTGCTGGCCGTTGTCTACAACTTCATCTCCGTCGCGATGAAGGTGTTCAACGCCGTGTTCACAACAGGTGAAACCACCCTGTCCGTCGGCAAACGCACGATTGAAACATACGCTTTCCCACGACTGGAGTCGTTCACCAAAAGCGTGAAAGCGGTCTTCTCGCTCGGCACGAGCGCCGCGTTTCTCGGCTTGGGATTCATCATCGGCCTGCGATATGCCACCATCATCTGCTGCGGTTCGTTCGTTTCGTGTTTTGTCCTGGTGCCGCTCTTTGCCGGCGCCGATCTGTCGCAACTTCAAACGCTGAATCCCGCCATCAAAGGAACTTCTCCAGAGGCCATCTTCAGCTACATCCCGCGCATCATTGGAATCGGCGGGATTTTTGCCGCAGGCCTTATCTCCATCATCAAGATGAGCAAGATTATCTTCACGGCGCTGCGCGAAGCGATCGGCGGTCTGTTGCGATCTCGTGGGGATAGCGCGCACCCTGCTCGAACCGAACATGACATGAGTTACACCACGCTGCTGCTGCTCCTGCTTGGCACGACGCTTGCGATGTTCCTGTATTTCCGGTTTAGCGTGCTGGCCACCCTCGCAGATGCCACGCGACTTTCTCTTATCGCCACCCTGCTCGCACTGATTCTATCCTTCCTCTTCACGACGGTTTCGGCCTGGGCGATCGCCATGATCTCCACGACGCCCCTGTCAGGCATGACGGTGACGACGATCATCATCACAGCCGCTGCACTGCTGGGCGCGGGTCTTCCCAAAGGGGATGTGGGAATGATGGCTGTGCTGCTGGTCGGCGGCGTTGTCTGTACCGCACTGTCGATGGCCGCCACTCTCGTGACCGAGTTCAAGATCGGTTACTGGATCGGCGCAACGCCACGAAAGATCCAATGGTCGGCCATTCTCTCCGCGCTGCTCGCCTCCGCGCTCGTAACAGCCACGATCATGGTACTGGCATACAAACCAGGTTACATAAAGACTGATGTAAATCTTGATCCACTGACCGCGCCACAGGCCAACCTCATGAAAAGCACGCTGGAAAGCTTCGTCGGCTCCGGTGGACAGGTTCCCTGGACGCTATACGCGACCGGTGCCGTACTCGCCGTCATCGTCAATTATCTTGGAATCTCTCCGCTGGCGTTCATGCTGGGCATGTACTTGCCGATGCACATCAATACGCCAATCCTAGTCGGAGCAATTGTCGCCGCGCTGGTCGGCCGTGGCAACGAAAAAGACCCGCGCACCAAGGCTCGGAAGGATAAAGGTGTGCTTGTCGCATCGGGTCTCATCGCCGGCGCCGCGATCATTGACGTGTTGATCAATGCCCTCGCTATTTTCGACGAACAAAAGCTTGCGACGAGCGCCTCGCCCCAAGGCCGCGTCATGCCCTGGCTGGACATGCCGCGCCGCTGGTTGGAAACGGCAACCTCACCAGAAGATCTGGCCCGCTACACGAATACGCTCGGCCTGGTAGCATTTTTGGTGCTCTGCTTGTTGGTTTACCTGGATTGCCGCCGCGCAAAACCCGGTGCATCGACCGGTCCGTCGTTGCAGCATTAAGCCGTGCCTGAAAACATCCTCTCTCCCTTTAAGAGAGAGAGGCCAGAGGTGAGGGTTTGATTCTTAATCGCGAGACTCTCCCCGTGTTCAACTCCCTGTTCATTTGGTGACATGATGACGACCGCGCCGGCCGCCGCAGAACAACCGCCCGCAACCGAGCCGCGTACACGCTTTCCATTCCGCTTCTGGCTGCTGAACACCATCGAGGCCGGTGAACGCCTCGCGTTCTACTTGGTCTGGCCGATTCTCATGATCTACATCGCCCAGGCCGACGACCCGGGCGGGCTGCATCGATCACAGGACGACAAGGGGACGCTCATCTTTTGGTTTTCGCTCGTCCAGATCATTCTTCCCATCATCAGCGGAGGCTATGCCGACCGCTACGGGTTCAAACTCTCGCTCATTATTTCGATGCTCATCAGCACAAGCGGGTACGCCGTGATGGCGATGGAGCATTCGTTTCGCGCAGCCTTCTGGGGCATGATGCTCGTTGGCGTTGGCGCGGCGTTCTTCAAGCCCGCGATTCAGGGCTCGCTCTCGCATTTGCTCACGCGGCAACAGTCTTCCCTCGGCTGGGGCATCTTTTATTGGGTCGTCAACATCGGCGCGATGGTCGGCCACTGGCTTAGCCCGCTTGTCCTCTTGAACCCCACGACAGCGAACACCTATCGCAACTTGTTTCTTATCGCCGCCGGCTGCTGCCTGTTCAACATGATCGCGCTGTTACTGGTGTTTCGAGACATCCCGAGCGGCGCTGCCAAGGACACGCACCCGCTGCGTGTGCTTTGGCTGACTGTCAAGAACATCATCGATCCACGCCTCTTGGCGTGGCTTCTCATCATGTCATGCTTCTGGATGATGATGTACCAACTCTGGGACACCCAGCCCAATTTCATACGAGACTGGATCAACAGCGAATCACTCGCCCGCGCGATGCCGTTCGATACATGGCGAGAGACCGGCTCCGACGGGCTTTTGCGCGTGCCGCAGCAGGTGCTGCTGTCGCTCAACTCCATGTTGATCGTCGCGTTTGTCGTTCCGGTGTCTCATCTCGTACGAACGATGCGCAGCCTCACGGCCATGCTCGGCGGAATGATCGTGGTGACGTTTGGCGTTCTGACCGCAGGGACGACGCAGAGCGCTTGGGTTCTGCTTTTCGGCATTACCATGTTCTCGCTGGGCGAGATGCTGGTCGGCCCGAAGAAAAGCGAGTACTTAGCGCTGATCGCGCCTACCGGAAAGAAGGCACTCTACCTAGGTTATGTCGTGATTCCGACCGGCATCGGC includes these proteins:
- the pepT gene encoding Peptidase T, translated to MDTLLDRFLRYVKVESTAAEDSKTYPSTPGQLEMGKLLASELRDLKIADAAQDEHGIVMGTVPGNVPGAPTICWCSHVDTSPEFTAKDVKPQIIKNYDGKDITLPGDKSRVIKVAECDALKHLKGKTLITTDGTTLLGADDKAGVAVIMTAAAHLIAHPELKHGPIRVVFTCDEEIGHGTDKLDLKKIGAHVAYTLDGEDEGNIENETWSADLATVTITGKNIHPGFAKGRMINAIRLAAEFIAQIPMDMAPETTEGRVGFLHPYVLDGGVPEVRLKVLLRSFVTAELKQQADRLRAIADAVMKKHPGCAIKIEQTEQYRNMLEYLAKEPRATKLAEQAMKNAGLTPKYQSIRGGTDGSKLSEKGLPTPNLSVGMHNFHSPLEFACLEQMESSVKVLVELAQLWGKEKV
- a CDS encoding OPT oligopeptide transporter protein, with amino-acid sequence MSDPNVVATHLPENAYRELKPGETYTPMVPASVTVPEITGRSIAFGIIMNVIFSMAATYLALKVGQGIETAIPISILSVGLAGVLARAGFRKSSLLENVNVLAISTTSGIVAGGTVFTMPAIYLLKLNENLKLTDTQLFLQIFFVPFLGAVLGVVFLVPFRGYFVRLMHGKLPFPEATATNEILATGAGGGGGQAWVLIYSFLLAVVYNFISVAMKVFNAVFTTGETTLSVGKRTIETYAFPRLESFTKSVKAVFSLGTSAAFLGLGFIIGLRYATIICCGSFVSCFVLVPLFAGADLSQLQTLNPAIKGTSPEAIFSYIPRIIGIGGIFAAGLISIIKMSKIIFTALREAIGGLLRSRGDSAHPARTEHDMSYTTLLLLLLGTTLAMFLYFRFSVLATLADATRLSLIATLLALILSFLFTTVSAWAIAMISTTPLSGMTVTTIIITAAALLGAGLPKGDVGMMAVLLVGGVVCTALSMAATLVTEFKIGYWIGATPRKIQWSAILSALLASALVTATIMVLAYKPGYIKTDVNLDPLTAPQANLMKSTLESFVGSGGQVPWTLYATGAVLAVIVNYLGISPLAFMLGMYLPMHINTPILVGAIVAALVGRGNEKDPRTKARKDKGVLVASGLIAGAAIIDVLINALAIFDEQKLATSASPQGRVMPWLDMPRRWLETATSPEDLARYTNTLGLVAFLVLCLLVYLDCRRAKPGASTGPSLQH
- the mdtH gene encoding Multidrug resistance protein MdtH, with protein sequence MMTTAPAAAEQPPATEPRTRFPFRFWLLNTIEAGERLAFYLVWPILMIYIAQADDPGGLHRSQDDKGTLIFWFSLVQIILPIISGGYADRYGFKLSLIISMLISTSGYAVMAMEHSFRAAFWGMMLVGVGAAFFKPAIQGSLSHLLTRQQSSLGWGIFYWVVNIGAMVGHWLSPLVLLNPTTANTYRNLFLIAAGCCLFNMIALLLVFRDIPSGAAKDTHPLRVLWLTVKNIIDPRLLAWLLIMSCFWMMMYQLWDTQPNFIRDWINSESLARAMPFDTWRETGSDGLLRVPQQVLLSLNSMLIVAFVVPVSHLVRTMRSLTAMLGGMIVVTFGVLTAGTTQSAWVLLFGITMFSLGEMLVGPKKSEYLALIAPTGKKALYLGYVVIPTGIGRGVGNKISGWLYREVGEKANLSLRYLMEKTPFGQGKQWNGRTDSLEDAAGVTRTEAFTKLQEVTGLGANEATQLLWDTYHPQYWFWLPFVAVGVLAAIALYIFGRMARRWADMNA